The window ATGGAAGGTTTGAAGCAACTTTGACAAATGGTGAAAAAGTGATTGTCAATCGGCATTATGCAAAATCGTTTAAAGAGAAATTTCTAAAGTGAGGTGTTATGAGGATATGAGTGGGTTTATCCGTTTTGTCATGATCAGTTGTATTGCCTTTACAATCAGTTTTGCATTTTATCTATTTTTTAGTTATTTATCCATTTTCCCTACTTTAGATAACCAAATGGGATTGAATATTTTACTAATTTCGCTCACCATCACAATTTTAATGTTTGCCAAGAAACAGTTTCCAATTAATCATCCCATTATTTCAAGATTACTGGAACTCGGTATTGTCATTTTCGTACTGCTGATTGCTGGAATCTTTTTTCAATTATTTCCTCTCGTCTGGCGTAATGCCCTTTTTGTCTGCCTTTCCGGTTTCTTAACGTATATTGGCGTAATGGTCGTAGCCTATATTGGAAATCTGTTAAGCGCACAGGAAATCAATTCTGTGATTGCAAAAAAGAAACGGAGGATGACGGATGAATAAAATAATTGAAGTGAATCGATTGTCAAAATCATTCGGAAACGTACAAGCAGTAAAAGATATTAGCTTCTTCGTAGAAGAAGGGTCCCTCTTTTCATTTCTAGGAACAAATGGCGCTGGAAAATCGACAACCATTTCAATTTTGCTGACATTGTTGAAACAGAATGGCGGTGAAGTGAAAGTGAACGGCTATGCGATCGGAAAACAGGATCACTTCATTCGAAAGGAAATTGGCGTGGTCTTTCAAGAAAGTGTGCTGGATCCTCTACTGACTGTCAAAGAAAACTTGGACTTACGGGGATCTTTTTATGGAATGTCCAAAGAGGAACGTAAAGAGGCCATCCATAGAGTCGTGAAAATTGTCGATTGCACTTCTTTTTTGAATCAGCGCTACGGCAAATTATCAGGGGGGCAGAAACGACGGGCAGATATTGCGCGGGCGTTAATCCACCAACCGACTATTTTGATATTGGATGAACCGACTACGGGTCTTGATCCTCAAAGCCGGAAGAGTATTTGGAAAATGATATTGCGGCTTCAAAAAGAAACTCGGATGACCATCTTTTTAACTACGCATTATATCGAAGACGCAGCCAATTCAGATTATGTTGTTGTCATGAAAGAAGGATGCATTATCGCAAAAGGTACGCCAGAACAATTGAAAAACAGCTATTCTTCACACCAATTGTCGATAACGACGGAGAAGGAAATGGAATTGCGCCAACAACTCGCTGCGGAAGGGATTGCTGTTAGAGAGGATAAATCCTATTTCCATATTCATCTAAATGAAACGACCGATGCAATTCCCATCCTATCAAAATTTTCTTCCTACATTTCATCATTTGAAGTAAGGAAATCCAGCTTGGATGATGTTTTCATCGCTATTAACGGAAAGGATGGGAACGATGAT is drawn from Sporosarcina sp. FSL W7-1349 and contains these coding sequences:
- a CDS encoding ABC transporter ATP-binding protein encodes the protein MNKIIEVNRLSKSFGNVQAVKDISFFVEEGSLFSFLGTNGAGKSTTISILLTLLKQNGGEVKVNGYAIGKQDHFIRKEIGVVFQESVLDPLLTVKENLDLRGSFYGMSKEERKEAIHRVVKIVDCTSFLNQRYGKLSGGQKRRADIARALIHQPTILILDEPTTGLDPQSRKSIWKMILRLQKETRMTIFLTTHYIEDAANSDYVVVMKEGCIIAKGTPEQLKNSYSSHQLSITTEKEMELRQQLAAEGIAVREDKSYFHIHLNETTDAIPILSKFSSYISSFEVRKSSLDDVFIAINGKDGNDDVRVR